The Mycobacteriales bacterium genome contains a region encoding:
- a CDS encoding cyclase family protein, with the protein MNFDEIVDLGHELYTGMPCHAAKITAFWTVDDFDNTRRPSDGRRALHNKMMLLSEHTGTHLDAPSHFDENGVSVDHVPLQNLILPGHLLDVSHKRAHEPIEPRDLAEAERASGKTIGPGTAVVLRTGQDVNWGTEDFFTERPHVTDESARWLVERGITLFCTDLIAIDDPDKWWEPTHTAFLKGGVPMVQQLNNLKRLVGREFTFIVLPLPMRGGTASPVRPVALLHQ; encoded by the coding sequence ATGAACTTCGACGAGATCGTTGACCTCGGGCACGAGCTCTACACCGGGATGCCCTGTCACGCCGCCAAGATCACCGCATTCTGGACCGTGGACGACTTCGACAACACTCGGCGTCCGAGCGACGGACGCCGCGCCCTGCACAACAAGATGATGCTGCTCAGCGAGCACACCGGCACCCACCTCGACGCCCCCTCTCATTTCGACGAGAATGGAGTATCCGTCGATCATGTGCCGCTTCAGAACCTGATCCTGCCGGGCCACCTTCTCGACGTCTCCCACAAACGGGCACATGAACCGATCGAACCGCGGGATCTGGCCGAGGCCGAGCGCGCGAGTGGCAAGACGATCGGCCCCGGGACGGCCGTCGTGCTGCGCACCGGTCAGGACGTGAACTGGGGGACCGAGGACTTCTTCACCGAACGGCCGCACGTGACCGACGAGAGCGCACGTTGGCTGGTCGAGCGTGGAATCACTCTCTTCTGCACCGATCTCATCGCTATCGATGACCCGGACAAGTGGTGGGAGCCCACCCACACCGCCTTCCTCAAAGGCGGAGTTCCGATGGTGCAACAGTTGAACAATCTCAAGCGACTGGTCGGGAGGGAGTTCACCTTCATCGTCCTCCCCCTGCCGATGCGTGGCGGTACAGC